One window of the Pieris brassicae chromosome 2, ilPieBrab1.1, whole genome shotgun sequence genome contains the following:
- the LOC123720054 gene encoding beta-secretase 1-like — MCILKSPVFQVFFFINYIYCEEFNLYGEAGQAYALVINIGHPPQKLHVLVDTGSATLAIAAYARKDSNIYFHKENSTSLYNSGKEVQAKYSQGTWSGTLASDFIHFPSLPTVPEVRSDLALITKSYKFFMNGSGWQGLLGLAYLPVAAWGDSVVVGSWLDFVEKVNARPLSFELKLCGSTSPVNATHYGNLRMFDDRNASEAGEYMFRTPILRKRWYEIGVLAIRVSNSGADRERAANGTRDRNDIDLEECRLINAEKSIVDSGTTGIRMPDAVFRRVVGELRSSARTSSTLVLDEFWYHGEAACWPEPQEWNLPSLAVDILSSEADDRYFTLEIPAQSFMRVISARNKSASSGSVSEFCYKLGLEAAPGTVLGYTAMEGLQVLFNRSGGWIGWRESSCGPAARTSGPSNASGSLLSACGLDRSLPDVNVSIKAAQWTLCAISVVAVAVLVYLLAPCLKMLPVRRSPRCQQISLSQAALVERDA; from the exons ATGTGCATTTTGAAGAGTCCCGTGtttcaagtatttttctttataaattacatctACTGCGAAGAATTTAATCTATATGGAGAGGCAGGACAGGCTTATGCATTAGTTATTAACATAGGACATCCTCCTCAGAAG CTCCATGTTTTAGTTGATACAGGAAGCGCTACATTAGCAATTGCTGCATATGCAAGAAAAGACAgtaacatatattttcacaAAGAAAATTCAACTAGCTTATATAATAGCGGTAAAGAG GTACAAGCAAAGTATTCGCAAGGAACATGGTCTGGAACACTCGCTTCAGACTTCATACACTTCCCCTCATTGCCAACAGTACCAGAAGTGAGAAGTGATTTGGCTCTCATcacaaaaagttataaattttttatgaacGGATCGGGGTGGCag GGTCTGCTGGGTCTGGCGTATCTGCCGGTGGCGGCGTGGGGcgacagcgtggtggtgggcTCGTGGCTGGACTTCGTCGAGAAGGTGAACGCGAGGCCTCTGTCCTTCGAGCTGAAGCTTTGCGGCTCGACGAGTCCGGTCAACGCCACTCACTATGGAAACTTGAGAATGTTCG ACGACCGAAACGCGTCCGAGGCCGGCGAATACATGTTCCGAACCCCGATATTGAGGAAGCGTTGGTACGAGATCGGCGTCCTGGCGATCCGGGTCTCGAACTCGGGCGCAGACAGAGAGCGGGCCGCGAACGGAACGAGGGATCGGAACGACATCGACCTCGAGGAGTGTCGCCTGATAAATGCCGAGAAGAGCATCGTCGACAGCGGCACCACCGGCATCCGGATGCCCGACGCCGTGTTCCGGCGG GTTGTGGGCGAGCTGAGGAGTTCGGCCCGGACGTCGAGCACGCTCGTCTTGGACGAGTTCTGGTACCACGGGGAG GCCGCCTGCTGGCCCGAGCCCCAAGAGTGGAACCTGCCCTCCCTGGCCGTCGACATCCTCAGCTCGGAGGCCGACGACCGGTACTTCACTCTGGAGATCCCGGCTCAG AGCTTCATGCGCGTGATCAGCGCTCGCAACAAGTCTGCGTCGAGCGGCTCCGTGTCGGAGTTCTGCTACAAGTTGGGGCTGGAGGCCGCTCCGGGAACTGTGCTCGGCTACACGGCCATGGAGGGCCTGCAG GTTCTCTTCAACAGGTCCGGCGGCTGGATCGGCTGGAGAGAGTCGTCCTGCGGGCCCGCGGCCCGGACGTCCGGTCCGTCGAACGCGTCCGGGTCCCTGCTCAGCGCCTGCGGCCTCGACCGCTCTCTGCCGGACGTCAACGTCTCGATAAAGGCCGCGCAGTGGACCCTCTGCGCCATCTCCGTCGTGGCGGTCGCGGTGCTCGTCTATCTCTTGGCTCCCTGCCTCAAGATGTTGCCGGTTCGACGCTCGCCCCGGTGTCAGCAGATCTCTCTGTCCCAAGCGGCCTTGGTCGAACGGGACGCGTAG